In Deltaproteobacteria bacterium, a genomic segment contains:
- the fbp gene encoding class 1 fructose-bisphosphatase: MTDSTLVRENLTTLGKHLRANQPAGLADVVEAIALAGKAIARKVQRARIDDVIGVAGAVNVQGEVQQKLDVISDALMLECLRACPSCAVYASEEQEKPCVIRTKSAGGQYVVLADPLDGSSNIDVAVSVGTIFSVLHNNQPDASTESAVLQKGAAQVAAGYVLYGTSVLLVLATAKGTDMYALDPGIGEFVLVKSKLAVPAESKTYSINEAYVNDFADGLRAYLDFAHGAGYGARYIGSMVADVHRTLLKGGVFIYPGTKKAPKGKLRLMYECNPMAYVLEQAGGAGSTGAQRILEVAPGGLHDRVPAILGSAKEVEHVTRHG; encoded by the coding sequence ATGACCGACTCGACCCTCGTCCGCGAGAACCTCACCACCCTCGGCAAGCACCTGCGCGCGAATCAGCCCGCGGGCCTCGCCGACGTCGTCGAGGCGATCGCGCTCGCCGGCAAGGCGATCGCGCGCAAAGTGCAGCGCGCGCGCATCGACGACGTGATCGGCGTGGCCGGCGCGGTCAACGTGCAGGGCGAGGTGCAGCAGAAGCTCGACGTGATCTCGGACGCGCTGATGCTCGAGTGCCTGCGCGCCTGCCCGAGCTGCGCGGTCTACGCGAGCGAGGAGCAGGAGAAGCCGTGCGTGATTCGCACCAAGAGCGCCGGCGGGCAGTACGTGGTGCTCGCGGATCCGCTCGACGGCTCGTCGAACATCGACGTCGCGGTCTCGGTCGGCACGATCTTCAGCGTGCTCCATAACAACCAGCCCGACGCGTCTACCGAGAGCGCGGTGCTGCAGAAAGGCGCCGCGCAGGTGGCCGCGGGCTACGTGCTCTACGGCACCTCGGTGCTGCTCGTGCTCGCGACCGCGAAGGGCACCGACATGTACGCGCTCGATCCGGGCATCGGCGAGTTCGTGCTCGTGAAGAGCAAGCTCGCGGTTCCGGCCGAGAGCAAGACGTACTCGATCAACGAGGCTTACGTGAACGACTTCGCGGACGGCCTGCGCGCGTACCTCGATTTTGCGCACGGTGCTGGATACGGCGCGCGCTACATCGGCTCGATGGTCGCGGACGTGCACCGCACGCTGCTGAAGGGCGGGGTGTTCATCTACCCGGGCACGAAGAAGGCGCCGAAGGGAAAGCTGCGGCTGATGTACGAGTGCAATCCGATGGCGTACGTGCTGGAGCAGGCGGGCGGGGCAGGCTCGACGGGGGCGCAGCGGATTCTCGAGGTGGCGCCGGGTGGGCTGCATGACCGGGTGCCGGCGATTCTTGGGAGTGCGAAGGAAGTGGAGCACGTCACGCGGCACGGGTGA
- a CDS encoding NAD-dependent epimerase/dehydratase family protein, translating into MRVLVAGAGYVGAQLVRLLADAGHEVLALRRSPQAAADSRVRWLACDLADARALAALPLAGVEALAYLVAADARDEAAYQRAYVDGLASLLARLRAESALKRVLFASSTSVYAQDDGSWVDESSPTEPLDFPGQRVLEGEGVARGAGCTAIALRLGGIYGPGRTALLERVRRGGARLPSAPHFTNRIHRDDAARACAHLLALPAPASCYVGVDCEPADQADVMRWIAARAGAQPPRGAYDASGAPSGKRCSSARLRASGFTFTHPSYREGYSALLSQ; encoded by the coding sequence GTGCGCGTGCTCGTCGCCGGCGCGGGCTACGTGGGCGCACAGCTCGTGCGCCTCCTCGCGGATGCCGGGCACGAAGTGCTCGCGCTGCGGCGCTCGCCGCAGGCGGCTGCCGATTCTCGCGTGCGCTGGCTCGCGTGCGATCTCGCAGATGCGCGTGCCCTCGCGGCGCTGCCGCTCGCGGGCGTAGAGGCGCTCGCCTACCTCGTCGCCGCCGACGCGCGCGACGAAGCGGCGTATCAGCGCGCGTACGTCGATGGCCTCGCGAGCTTGCTCGCACGGCTGCGCGCGGAGTCGGCGCTGAAGCGCGTGCTGTTCGCGTCGAGCACTTCGGTCTACGCGCAGGACGACGGCAGCTGGGTCGACGAGTCGTCTCCCACGGAGCCGCTCGATTTCCCGGGGCAGCGCGTGCTCGAAGGCGAGGGTGTAGCGCGCGGCGCGGGGTGCACGGCGATCGCGCTGCGCCTCGGCGGGATCTACGGCCCCGGCCGCACCGCGCTGCTCGAGCGCGTGCGCCGGGGTGGAGCGCGGCTCCCGAGCGCGCCGCACTTCACGAATCGCATCCACCGCGACGACGCCGCGCGCGCGTGCGCGCATCTACTCGCCCTCCCGGCGCCGGCGAGTTGTTACGTCGGCGTGGACTGTGAGCCCGCAGATCAGGCCGACGTGATGCGGTGGATCGCTGCGCGTGCGGGCGCCCAGCCGCCGCGCGGCGCCTACGACGCCAGCGGCGCGCCGAGCGGCAAGCGCTGCAGCAGTGCCCGCCTGCGCGCGAGCGGCTTCACGTTCACGCACCCGAGCTACCGCGAGGGCTACTCCGCGCTGCTCAGCCAATGA
- a CDS encoding fumarylacetoacetate hydrolase family protein, producing MRLANLRGRAVLLSRDMTRGLDLESASSGRFGPEPMQALASFEGVRAFGSGLDLSGAPEIDGRLLGPCSPRPRAVFGIGLNYRDHAAEAGLPVPKEPLVFTKFPSCLAGPTSDVIVFGDRVDWEAELVVVIGKRAENVAEPRALEYVAGYCCGQDISDRKLQFASQPPQFSLGKSRATFGPIGPAIVTLDELAKPLDLAITCDLDAERMQTSRTDQLIFGVPELIAYLSRHCELLPGDLIFTGTPGGVGSVRKRYLKPGETIRTEIEGVGTLVNRCVAPA from the coding sequence ATGCGTTTGGCGAATCTGCGGGGGCGCGCGGTGTTGCTGTCGCGCGACATGACGCGCGGCTTGGATTTGGAGAGCGCGTCGTCGGGGCGCTTTGGGCCGGAGCCGATGCAGGCGCTGGCGAGCTTCGAGGGTGTGCGTGCGTTCGGCTCGGGGCTCGACCTGTCGGGCGCGCCGGAGATCGATGGGAGGTTGTTAGGGCCTTGCTCGCCGCGGCCGCGGGCGGTGTTCGGGATTGGGTTGAATTACCGGGATCATGCGGCGGAGGCGGGGCTGCCCGTGCCGAAGGAGCCGCTGGTGTTCACGAAGTTTCCGAGCTGTCTCGCGGGGCCGACGAGCGACGTGATCGTGTTCGGGGATCGCGTGGACTGGGAGGCGGAGCTCGTCGTCGTGATTGGGAAGCGCGCGGAGAACGTCGCGGAGCCGCGCGCGCTCGAGTACGTCGCGGGGTACTGCTGTGGGCAGGACATCAGCGATCGCAAGCTGCAGTTCGCGAGCCAGCCGCCGCAGTTTTCGCTCGGGAAGTCGCGCGCGACGTTCGGGCCGATCGGGCCGGCGATCGTCACGCTCGACGAGCTCGCGAAGCCGCTCGACCTCGCGATCACGTGCGATCTCGACGCGGAGCGCATGCAGACGTCGCGCACGGATCAGCTGATCTTCGGCGTGCCCGAGCTGATCGCGTACCTGTCGCGGCACTGCGAGCTGCTGCCCGGTGATCTGATCTTCACGGGCACGCCGGGCGGCGTGGGCTCGGTGCGCAAGCGGTACCTCAAGCCGGGCGAGACGATCCGCACCGAGATCGAGGGCGTGGGCACGCTCGTGAATCGCTGCGTCGCTCCCGCGTGA
- a CDS encoding RNA methyltransferase — MNPVAIADRDDPRIASYQAVREADLLAQRGVFVAESRIVVERLLASRRFAVRSLLVNETALAALAPALAAYPGAPEVFVVSRDLISSLAGYRVHQGCLALAERGAELAPEALAAGAAGGLLLALEQLGDPDNVGGVFRSARAFGADGVLLSPGGADPLYRKAIRVSMGATLQLPFARCAAWPRELEKLRAAGWAVLAAVSQPDAVDVREFGAARALPERVCLVLGSEGYGLSAAAREVADARVTIRMRAGFDSLNVSAASAILLHHFSRAARAQ; from the coding sequence GTGAATCCGGTCGCGATCGCCGATCGGGACGACCCGCGCATCGCGAGTTATCAGGCGGTGCGCGAGGCCGACCTGCTCGCGCAGCGCGGCGTGTTCGTCGCCGAGAGCCGCATCGTGGTGGAGCGGCTGCTCGCGTCGCGGCGCTTCGCGGTGCGCTCGCTGCTCGTGAACGAGACTGCGCTGGCGGCGCTCGCGCCCGCGCTCGCGGCGTACCCGGGCGCGCCCGAGGTGTTCGTCGTGTCGCGCGACCTGATCTCGTCGCTCGCGGGCTACCGCGTGCACCAAGGCTGCCTCGCGCTCGCGGAGCGCGGCGCCGAGCTGGCGCCCGAGGCGCTCGCGGCGGGCGCGGCCGGCGGGTTGTTACTGGCGCTCGAGCAGCTCGGCGATCCGGACAACGTGGGCGGCGTGTTCCGCAGCGCGCGCGCGTTCGGCGCGGACGGCGTGCTGCTCTCGCCGGGCGGCGCCGATCCGCTCTACCGCAAGGCGATCCGCGTCTCGATGGGTGCGACGCTGCAGCTGCCGTTCGCGCGCTGCGCCGCCTGGCCGCGCGAGCTCGAGAAGCTCCGCGCGGCGGGATGGGCGGTGCTCGCGGCGGTCTCCCAGCCGGATGCGGTCGACGTGCGCGAGTTCGGCGCCGCGCGCGCGCTGCCCGAGCGCGTGTGCCTCGTGCTCGGCAGCGAGGGCTACGGCCTCAGCGCCGCGGCGCGCGAGGTGGCCGACGCCCGCGTGACGATCCGCATGCGCGCCGGCTTCGACTCGCTGAACGTCTCTGCCGCGAGCGCGATCCTGCTGCACCACTTCTCGCGCGCCGCGCGCGCGCAGTAA